The genomic window CTAAAAGAGACTTTACCCTATCCTCTTAGAATCTTCATATTAAATACGAAGAAGTAAAAAAAATAATTTAGAGTTAATTAAGAAGATCAATGATTAAACTGTTGGAAACTTGTCAAAAATATCCATGACTTGACAAAAAGAAACTAGGACTATATGCAATTGGATTACAAAATCAAGCGCAATAGACATCACGATCAAATTTGCTTTTTAGGAAATACAGGTTTGAAACTTATTAGTTTCTTTTAGTTCATTCGCGTAAGTCCTAGAACATACTCTTTAGCATTTAGTTTAATTATTGTAAGTCAGCTGATGTTTATTAAGCCAAAGAATTACTAAAAAAATCAAAGAACATTTGTTTTAAATCAGAGCTTTGTGTTGATTTTTCAGAATCATCAATAGTTTTTTTCAAAGCCAGCACTCCATTAGCTTGTTCTTCTGCAATTAATAAATAACGAATTGAAGCATCCGCCAGAGGAATTGCATCTATTGCATCCTTACTTTTTGCCTCGTTTAATCGTATTTTTGCCATCTCAAAATTAAGTTCTACAAGAGGAAAATCAATATTTGGATCATTAATTATCTCATTCAAAGATTCATTTGTATCTATAAATTGCTTCTCGGCTTTAGATAATGTATTATTTGTGGATGTTCCGTCCCTTAAACTAAATTCTACCAATGCTTTAGTTTCTGCAGCACTCATAATAGCTAAATAATAATTCTTATTAGAATAGTATTCATTAGAATCGTTCAGAGAACTCTGGGCTAACTTTAATGTATCATTTACTTCATTTGAATTATTTAATTGAGATACTTGAACTGTTGCGGCTTGTATCCACTCAGAAGCTACTTTTTTTTCTGCCATGGTAATATGTAGATTATTCATTTGTGGAGAAGAATTATTCCTACTTTTAGCAACTTTTAATAAACTCTTCGTTTTATAAATAGCAAAATCCGATTTGCTTAATGCGTCTAAAGTGTCATTGAAGTTTGAATCATTATAATACTTTTGAGAAATTGAAAGGTAATATTTACTTTCATTGAGATCTCTTTCAGCAAGAGAAGCCCATTCCATGCCTGGATAACTTAAGCTATTTGTTTCAAGACTTGTTAATTCTTCCTGAAGTTCATCATTATCATTCTTAGTCCTGTTAAACATGTAATTAATTACTGTATTTGTTCCATTTATTGTAGTCATCTTATCAGTATTATTTTTCAATATAGCTCTATGACACTTTAAAGCTAAGTTGTAAGAATAAAAAGGATATTCCAAATTACATTCATTAGACTGAACATAAAGTTGGTATAATGAAAAATTAGGGTTGTTTTGATAAAACGAAGATAAACTTGATATCTCATTTGAAGATAACTCATGAAAAACGTTTTGTTCAGAAGCCGCTGGAGCTGCAAGCATAGTGATAATTATGGTTACATAAAGCATTCTACTAATATGCATAGTATTCCCTCAATTTCCTCTCTAATACGCATGAACTGAATAAGCCCATATAAATACCGACGTATATGCCAATATATCAGCAAGTATAATAGCCGACAAAGTTTTGGCAAATGACCATTTCTGTTTATATCCCCTAAATATCAAACTCACATTGATACCAATCCATAATCCAATAATTCCCGGCAGATTAGTCACCAGAACTTGATATAATGTTTCGTACATTTCAATTCCTCTGTAATTAAATCAGTTATAAAACAGTCATGCTTAACTGCTATTATACTGGGAAATTCCATAATTGTTCTACAGTTGGATAATATGATATGATTTATGTAGTTGAATCGAAAAATCAACAGTCGGATAACTTTCTAAAAAGTAAATTTAAACTATACGACTATTGTGCTTGGTTTTGTACCTCAAGTGTAAATCCGAAACAAATCCGAATCATCCACAAGAAACAGTGAAAGCTTAAAAAATTGAAAAAATGCTATTTAACAAATAGCATTGCAGATTTTATCGCACCCATAGGTCATATCGATGAAGCAAGCTCCCAGACACAAACCAACACAAACCACATATCCAATACCTGTTTCTATTAAGATAGAACATAAATATGGACAACCTTCTGCACAACCATAGCCACTCATACCGCTGCATGCACTCATACATAATTGATAGCAGTCAAGACTATGAGTTGTTACCGTACCCTTAACAGAATCGTATACAGTAACCTCGCCAGTATTTGAAGAGGGATTTCCTGTATAAGTCGCTGAAATCGTATGCGATTTATTTGACACTAGATTTGTCTGATATCCACCCGATATTAGTGAAAATGTTCCAGTCCATGTTTCATTTATTTCGTAATCTTTAGAAATATCAATCATTTTAAACGAGTTCGATGATTCTTTATAAATAAACAGGAATCCACCAGATTCTGGGTTATTTACTATATTAAATTCTTTAGGTAAAGTAATCTCCTTTGAAACTACACTTAAGATTTTTTGTTCATCTGATTTGTCTATAGGTGCAGAAGGTCCGCATGCCAACGCAGGCGTAACCAGTATCATACCTACAACGAGCATAATCATGAAAAGCCCACTGATTTTTCTAACTTTGTCATTTAACCTCAATTTATTTCACCTCTTTACTTTAATTCAAGAGGCAAGAAGCAAACTTTAAAATAGTTAGAAAGTTATATACTTCATGCCTTCGGGTATGCAGGGTTCAGCATTGCTCTCAAACTCTACTGAATCCTGTAGAACATCCCCACTTATTCAGTTTTAAATAATCCTTTATAAGTTTTCCGGCCAATTTCTCTAACTATCAGAGATAAGAGAATCTTTACAGATCTAAAATGAGCTACAAAAAACAGTTAGAGAGCTTGGCCGGAAGTTCTATATAGAACAGTTTAACGCCAATTGTTTAAAGTCTACAGCTAGTAACCAGGTTTTCACTAAAAAGAATAATCTATATACCCTTTAGGATATAACATCTCTTTGCGGCAAAATTGGACTTTACGAGATCTTCTGATTTTTATAATTTTGTTATTCAGGTTGTCTCAAAACCATTTTTAATTCTACAATTGGGTAATGCCCTTTCAATTTTTATTTCATTTCAACAAGAAAAAGTAAATTTTCATAGCTCAACATAGCGTATTTGCCATTCTCGCTTGAATTCTCCCCTTATTCCATCCTTTACTTTCTCCTCCAACTATCATTTTCAGCATTTCTTTCAGGTTTTTCCCTTGTCTTTTTATGAAATCTGCTATTTTCTTTATATTGTGTACAGTGCACATCATAACAAATTCAATTCCTGTTTTCCTTTTCCCCCTCAGCAGAAATTCCCTAAACCCTCTATCCTGTTTCATCTGTCCAAACACAGGTTCTACGGTAGACATTCTTTTCTGATACTTTTCCGTACCCTCTTCTGTGTTCAGTTTAGCCCTCATATCCTTCATTAAATGTTCTCGAGGATCTCTTGTTATTGTTCTTTTTCCACTCTCAGTACATGCATTTTTCAACACACACTGAGAACAATAGCTACAGACATAATACCTTAAATCAGGCTCACCTTTCCTCTTTTGTATTCTTGAAAAGGGAATTTCAAAAGCAGCAGGACAATAATAGCAGTCTTTTTCTTCGTCGTATTTAAAAAGAGATTTCCTGAACTTCCTGGTTTTTCCTTCTTTTTCAGCTTTATAGTAGTTGTCAGGAATGTAAGCATCAATGCCTTCTTCCTGTAAAAATTCCAGATTCTCATATGAAAAATAACCTGCATCTGCAAGCACGATTGTTGGTTTATATCCCAGTGTATTTTTTACGTTCTGTATGATTGGTTCTACTTGATGCAGGTCGTTTTCTTCGTTGACAACGTCTGCTGCAACGATAATTTGTTCCTTTTCATCAACAGCAACCTGACAGTTGTATGAAGGTTTCTTGCTCCCATCTTTATGTTTCATAATTCGAGCATCGTTGTCTGTGATGTTTACTTTTTTCAGCTTTTCTTCATCAAGCTTCTTCTTAGCGTTTTTAATCTTCTCTAATCTTTTCTTCTTGTCAACTAGCTCTTCTGGAATCTGATATGGTGTTGAGTCACCATAAATTTCATCTTCATACTTATCTGTCTCAATACTCTCTTTTAGTATCCGATCTATTTCTTTTTCGAGAGAATCCGAACTCTTGCTTTGTCTTGATGAAGCATTTGCCTTGATCTTTGTTCCGTCAATCGAGATACTGGAACCAATCATATCCATTTCTTTACAAAAAGTGAC from Methanobacterium sp. includes these protein-coding regions:
- a CDS encoding IS1182 family transposase, which translates into the protein MFRKYDQKQQFLLPLNLEDFVPENHLARVLNDIVDVVDITAIESTYSKEGCPAYHPIILLKILLYGYLIGIRSSRKLQQMTQTDTAFMYLAAMQKPDFHTICRFRSTHLGPIKEIFSQVVTFCKEMDMIGSSISIDGTKIKANASSRQSKSSDSLEKEIDRILKESIETDKYEDEIYGDSTPYQIPEELVDKKKRLEKIKNAKKKLDEEKLKKVNITDNDARIMKHKDGSKKPSYNCQVAVDEKEQIIVAADVVNEENDLHQVEPIIQNVKNTLGYKPTIVLADAGYFSYENLEFLQEEGIDAYIPDNYYKAEKEGKTRKFRKSLFKYDEEKDCYYCPAAFEIPFSRIQKRKGEPDLRYYVCSYCSQCVLKNACTESGKRTITRDPREHLMKDMRAKLNTEEGTEKYQKRMSTVEPVFGQMKQDRGFREFLLRGKRKTGIEFVMMCTVHNIKKIADFIKRQGKNLKEMLKMIVGGESKGWNKGRIQARMANTLC